One Phaseolus vulgaris cultivar G19833 chromosome 2, P. vulgaris v2.0, whole genome shotgun sequence DNA window includes the following coding sequences:
- the LOC137811963 gene encoding lysine-specific demethylase JMJ28-like: MTKKPKADGAEDPLPDHLRCGRTDGRQWRCRRRVKDNLKLCEIHYLQGRHRQYKEKVPESLKLQRKRKTSEEEPNAVDNVESRARRTSRIVKKKRRLFEGSEALVVAAPSPAKKKALKQGDMQLELIRMVLKREAEKKNKNNKSKKKNKKKNKKKKKKEEEEELCYGEGELRRELPNGVMEISPASPTRDYDNVASHFDVKVGVDSKTVTPRYFRSKNVDRVPVGKLQIVPYGSNLKKGTKGKRKKCHWCQRSESCNLIQCLSCEREFFCMDCIKERYLDTQNEVKKACPVCRGTCSCKDCSASQCKDSESKEYLTGKSRVDRILHFHYLICMLLPVLKHISEDQNIELETEAKVKGKNISDIQIKQVEFGCNEKNYCNHCKTPILDLHRSCPSCSYSLCSSCCQELSQGKASAEINLSTFNRPDKMKTSSASESQILDEKAISSGNLIDTSVMPEWTNCNGIDCLSCPPTELGGCGNSHLELRSVFPSNWIKEMEVKAEEIVCSYDFPETSDKSSSCSLCFDTDHNTNRYKELQEAALREDSNDNYLFCPTVLDITGDNFEHFQKHWGKGHPIVVQDVLQSTSNLSWDPLIMFCTYLEQNITRYENNKNVLESCLDWWEVEINIRQYFTGSVKRRPQRNTWHEMLKLKGLLSSQIFKEQFPAHFAEVIDALPVPEYMHPWSGLLNLAANLPHGSAKHDIGPYLYISYGSADKETDSVTTLCYDPYDVVNIMTHTTDAPLSTEQLTKIRKLLKKHKTLCQMKTIATEEPQEQKVNGMQLLHVEETEQGGLQSIVEERMNFFRRVNRTSCISTEVKRVSSQSMDSNISQNGECDFFTESDSGRTLLLLGTVQTTEISKQDIPRKSFESSKGRKNKFTEHLGAQWDVFRRQDVPKLIEYLKRHYDEFSYTRDYHKKMVHPILDQNIFLDNTHKRRLKEEFKIEPWSFQQHVGQAVIIPAGCPYQIRNSKSCVHAVLEFVSPENVTEGIHLIDEVRLLPEDHKAKADMLEVKKMALHSMNTAIKEVRQLTSKT; encoded by the exons ATGACGAAAAAGCCCAAGGCGGATGGAGCGGAGGATCCTTTGCCGGACCACCTCCGGTGCGGGCGCACCGACGGCCGGCAATGGCGGTGCCGGCGGCGAGTGAAGGACAATCTGAAGCTTTGCGAGATTCACTACCTCCAAGGTCGCCATCGGCAGTACAAGGAGAAGGTTCCGGAGTCCTTGAAGCTTCAGCGGAAGCGCAAGACAAGCGAGGAGGAGCCTAATGCTGTGGACAATGTCGAATCTAGGGCACGGAGAACCTCGAGAATCGTGAAGAAGAAGCGCAGGCTTTTTGAGGGTTCGGAAGCGCTGGTGGTGGCGGCTCCTTCTCCCGCGAAGAAGAAGGCGCTGAAGCAGGGCGATATGCAGTTGGAACTCATAAGGATGGTTCTCAAGAGAGAGGCggagaagaagaacaaaaacaacaagagcaagaagaagaataaaaagaagaacaagaagaagaagaaaaaagaggaggaagaggaatTGTGTTACGGTGAAGGGGAGCTGAGGAGGGAATTGCCAAATGGTGTGATGGAAATTTCTCCGGCTTCGCCGACCCGTGATTACGACAATGTGGCTTCGCATTTTGACGTGAAAGTTGGTGTTGATTCTAAAACTGTTACTCCACGTTACTTTAGGTCCAAGAATGTTGATAGAGTCCCGGTGGGGAAGTTGCAG ATTGTGCCGTATGGATCGAACTTGAAGAAGGGTACCAAGGGTAAGAGGAAGAAGTGTCATTGGTGCCAGAGAAGCGAGTCTTGCAATCTCATCCAGTGCTTGAGCTGTGAGAGGGAGTTTTTCTGCATGGATTGCATTAAAGAGCG GTATTTGGACACTCAAAATGAAGTTAAGAAGGCATGCCCAGTTTGTCGTGGAACTTGCAGTTGTAAGGATTGCTCAGCAAGTCAATGTAAAGACAGTGAAAGTAAG GAATATTTGACCGGTAAGAGCAGAGTTGATAGAATATTGCATTTTCATTATTTGATCTGCATGCTCCTTCCAGTACTAAAGCATATAAGTGAAGATCAGAATATTGAGCTAGAGACAGAAGCAAAAGTTAAAG GAAAGAATATTTCTGATATTCAAATCAAGCAGGTTGAATTTGGCTGCAACGAGAAAAATTATTG CAATCACTGCAAGACACCCATTTTGGATCTCCATAGAAGCTGTCCGAGCTGTTCGTATAGCCTATGCTCGAGTTGTTGTCAGGAATTAAGTCAAGGAAAAGCTTCTGCAGAAATTAACTTATCTACTTTCAATCGACCTGATAAAATGAAAACTAGTAGTGCTAGTGAGAGCCAGATTTTGGACGAGAAGGCCATATCTAGTGGCAATTTAATTGATACTTCAGTAATGCCTGAGTGGACAAATTGTAATGGCATTGATTGTCTATCATGCCCTCCTACAGAGCTTGGTGGTTGTGGTAATAGCCACCTTGAGTTGAGATCTGTTTTCCCCTCCAATTGGATCAAAGAGATGGAAGTAAAGGCAGAAGAAATTGTTTGCAGCTATGACTTTCCTGAAACTTCAGATAAAAGTTCAAGCTGCTCGTTGTGTTTTGACACCGATCACAATACTAACAGATACAAGGAGTTGCAAGAAGCAGCTCTAAGAGAAGATTCCAATGATAATTACTTGTTTTGTCCGACAGTGTTGGACATCACTGGTGATAACTTTGAGCACTTTCAGAAACACTGGGGAAAAGGTCATCCTATAGTGGTCCAAGATGTGCTCCAAAGTACATCAAACCTCAGCTGGGATCCACTGATCATGTTCTGTACTTATCTTGAGCAGAATATTACGAGATATGAGAATAATAAAAACGTACTTGAATCTTGTTTGGATTGGTGGGAG GTTGAAATTAACATTAGGCAGTACTTTACTGGCTCTGTAAAACGCCGTCCTCAAAGAAATACTTGGCACGAGATGCTCAAACTAAAGGGGTTGCTTTCTTCCCAAATATTCAAAGAGCAGTTTCCAGCTCATTTTGCCGAGGTAATTGATGCTCTACCAGTTCCAGAGTACATGCATCCCTGGTCAGGCCTTCTGAATTTAGCTGCAAATTTGCCACATGGGAGTGCAAAACATGACATTGGACCATATCTCTATATTTCTTATGGCTCTGCTGACAAAGAAACTGATTCTGTGACAACACTCTGCTATGATCCATATGATGTG GTTAATATTATGACACATACCACAGATGCCCCCCTCTCTACAGAACAActtacaaaaataagaaaattactGAAAAAGCACAAAACTCTGTGTCAAATGAAGACTATTGCTACTGAGGAGCCGCAGGAACAAAAAGTGAATGGAATGCAATTATTGCATGTTGAAGAAACGGAGCAAGGAGGCTTGCAGAGTATTGTTGAAGAAAGAATGAACTTTTTCAGGAGAGTCAATAGAACGTCTTGCATCTCAACTGAAGTTAAAAGAGTTTCTAGTCAGAGCATGGACAGCAATATTTCCCAGAATGGAGAATGTGATTTCTTCACTGAATCTGATTCCGGACGCACTTTACTTCTCCTTGGGACTGTTCAAACTACTGAAATCTCTAAACAGGATATTCCTAGAAAATCCTTTGAAAGCTCAAAAGGACGTAAAAATAAGTTTACTGAGCATTTGGGCGCCCAGTGGGATGTCTTTCGCAGACAAGATGTACCAAAGCTTATAGAATACCTTAAACGACATTATGATGAATTTTCTTATACACGTGACTATCACAAGAAG ATGGTTCACCCAATTCTAGATCAGAACATTTTTCTTGATAATACTCACAAAAGGAGACTAAAGGAGGAATTTA AGATTGAACCATGGTCTTTTCAGCAACACGTTGGACAAGCTGTCATCATTCCTGCTGGATGTCCATACCAGATCAGGAATTCTAAG TCTTGTGTTCATGCGGTATTGGAATTTGTGTCCCCTGAAAATGTTACCGAGGGTATCCATTTGATTGATGAGGTCCGACTATTGCCTGAAGATCATAAAGCAAAAGCAGATATGCTGGAG GTAAAGAAAATGGCGCTTCATAGTATGAATACCGCAATTAAAGAAGTACGTCAGCTTACAAGCAAAACATGA
- the LOC137811964 gene encoding transcription factor MYB102-like: MGRSPCCDKNGLKKGPWTTEEDQKLVDYIQKHGYGNWRVLPKNAGLQRCGKSCRLRWTNYLRPDIKRGRFTFEEEETIIQLHSILGNKWSAIASRLPGRTDNEIKNYWNTHIRKRLLRMGIDPVTHRPRLDLLDLSSILSSSLYGPTQMNIQRLFGTQAMVNPELLKLASSLFSSQQRENLNMCAQNCDPQINQIPHLVQTQDFAQEPCKTLDNTMNPPCSSLSWPFAEEELVECNMNPYPSVFHDSCFQQHSQPSDLQCNGIDTSYVAQLPSYNYHGSDYDANLMDPPMSESSTYNHSHNSNQNFGFASVMSTPSSSPTPLNSNSTHVNGSSSTEDEIESYVSSNLLRFEIPNMLGVNEFL, translated from the exons ATGGGTAGATCACCTTGTTGTGACAAAAATGGCCTCAAGAAAGGACCCTGGACAACAGAAGAAGACCAGAAACTTGTTGATTACATTCAGAAACATGGCTACGGCAATTGGAGAGTACTCCCAAAGAATGCTG GGTTGCAAAGGTGTGGAAAGAGTTGTAGACTCCGATGGACAAACTATCTCCGACCAGATATAAAGCGTGGTCGATTCACTTTTGAAGAGGAAGAGACCATAATACAACTACATAGCATTCTTGGTAACAA GTGGTCAGCTATTGCTTCTCGTTTGCCTGGAAGAACAGACAATGAAATCAAGAATTACTGGAATACACACATTAGAAAAAGGCTTCTAAGGATGGGAATTGACCCCGTGACACATAGGCCAAGGCTTGATCTTTTGGACCTCTCTTCCATCCTAAGTTCATCCCTTTATGGTCCAACACAGATGAACATCCAAAGACTGTTTGGTACACAGGCAATGGTGAACCCTGAACTCTTGAAGCTTGCTTCATCGCTCTTTTCTTCTCAGCAACGTGAAAACCTCAACATGTGCGCACAAAATTGTGATCCCCAAATTAACCAAATCCCACACCTGGTACAAACTCAGGACTTTGCTCAAGAACCATGTAAAACACTAGACAATACAATGAATCCTCCTTGTTCTTCATTGTCATGGCCTTTTGCTGAAGAAGAGTTGGTTGAATGCAATATGAACCCGTACCCTTCTGTTTTCCATGACTCTTGCTTCCAACAACATTCTCAACCGAGTGATTTGCAATGCAACGGAATTGATACAAGTTATGTTGCTCAATTACCAAGCTATAACTACCATGGCTCTGATTATGACGCAAATCTTATGGACCCTCCAATGTCTGAATCCTCAACCTATAACCATTCCCATAACAGCAATCAGAACTTCGGCTTCGCTTCAGTTATGTCAACGCCTTCATCAAGCCCCACGCCGTTGAATTCGAACTCGACGCATGTCAATGGAAGTAGCAGCACTGAGGATGAGATAGAAAGCTATGTCAGCAGCAACTTGTTGAGATTTGAAATCCCAAACATGTTAGGTGTGAATGAGTTCCTATAG